Proteins found in one Erythrobacter sp. 3-20A1M genomic segment:
- a CDS encoding potassium transporter Kup, with protein MSEVSLDNHRTSEGGGGGHHGSNSKWKLAAGAIGVVFGDIGTSPLYAFRETFVGPHPLAIDRLHVFGVVSLIFWSMTLVVAVQYVSILMRADNKGQGGSLALVALISRTMGRNRYGWLVVLLGVFATSLFYGDSMITPAISVLSAVEGLTVVNPALSNLVIPISLVLLIGLFMLQKRGTAAVGALFAPVMIVYFTVIAVLGVISLVQHPEILLALNPMYAVQFFISDGTLAFLALGSVVLAVTGSEALYSDMGHFGRGPMRLSWFGFVMPCLLLNYFGQGAMIVSLSAPEAAEAIKAPFFTLAPEMLRLPLVFLATAATFIASQAVISGAFSITQQAMQLGFIPRLSIRHTSETEAGQIYIPSINWALMIAVIILVLYFRNSSNLASAYGIAVTGAVTIDTFLMAVLLTGVWKWKWWIAAPVVLVFLIVDGAYFAANLTKVPDGGWFPLLIGFITFTLLTTWARGRTLMRNRMSEIALPIEIFAKSAHNSATRVPGTAIFMAANPNGVPSALLHNIKHNKVLHERVVILTVEIADIPYVEPDRRYDYSELGEGFYRLVLNYGFMEETDVPLALSQIDRCGGSFDMMKTSFFLSRQTLLPGDQPGMPIWREKIFAWMLRNAATAMEFFRLPTNRVVELGSQVRI; from the coding sequence ATGAGCGAAGTCTCCCTCGACAACCATCGCACGTCCGAAGGTGGCGGCGGTGGCCATCATGGCAGCAATTCCAAGTGGAAACTGGCCGCAGGCGCGATCGGCGTCGTCTTCGGCGATATCGGCACCAGTCCGCTCTACGCTTTCCGCGAAACCTTTGTCGGTCCGCACCCGCTGGCGATCGACCGGCTGCACGTTTTCGGTGTCGTCAGCCTGATCTTCTGGTCGATGACGCTGGTCGTGGCCGTCCAGTACGTTTCCATCCTCATGCGCGCCGACAACAAGGGGCAGGGCGGCAGCCTCGCTCTCGTCGCGTTGATCAGCCGGACCATGGGGCGCAATCGCTATGGCTGGCTGGTGGTGCTGCTCGGCGTGTTCGCGACCTCGCTGTTCTACGGCGACAGCATGATCACGCCCGCCATTTCTGTCCTGTCGGCGGTGGAGGGGCTGACCGTCGTCAACCCGGCTTTGAGCAATCTCGTCATTCCGATCTCGCTGGTCCTGCTGATCGGCCTGTTCATGCTGCAAAAGCGCGGCACGGCAGCGGTCGGCGCGCTCTTTGCGCCGGTGATGATCGTCTATTTTACCGTCATCGCGGTCCTTGGCGTGATCTCGCTGGTCCAGCATCCCGAAATCCTCCTCGCCCTCAATCCGATGTACGCTGTGCAATTCTTCATCAGCGACGGTACGCTGGCGTTCCTGGCACTCGGTTCCGTCGTGCTGGCGGTGACGGGTTCGGAAGCGCTCTATTCCGACATGGGCCATTTCGGTCGCGGGCCGATGCGCCTGTCATGGTTCGGCTTTGTCATGCCGTGCTTGCTGCTGAACTATTTCGGTCAGGGTGCGATGATCGTGTCCCTGAGCGCGCCCGAAGCGGCCGAGGCGATCAAGGCACCATTCTTTACCCTGGCACCGGAGATGCTGCGCTTGCCGCTCGTCTTCCTCGCGACCGCGGCGACCTTCATCGCCAGCCAGGCGGTCATTTCCGGGGCGTTCTCCATCACCCAGCAGGCGATGCAGCTGGGCTTCATCCCGCGCTTGTCGATCCGCCACACGAGCGAGACCGAGGCGGGGCAGATCTACATCCCGAGCATCAACTGGGCGCTGATGATCGCGGTCATCATCCTGGTCCTGTATTTCCGCAATTCGTCGAACCTCGCCTCCGCCTACGGCATCGCCGTGACCGGGGCAGTGACGATCGACACCTTCCTGATGGCCGTGCTGCTGACCGGGGTGTGGAAATGGAAGTGGTGGATCGCGGCACCCGTGGTGCTCGTCTTCCTGATCGTGGACGGTGCCTATTTCGCGGCCAACCTCACGAAGGTGCCCGATGGTGGCTGGTTCCCGCTACTGATCGGTTTCATCACCTTCACCCTGCTCACCACCTGGGCGCGCGGGCGCACGCTGATGCGCAACCGGATGAGCGAGATCGCGCTGCCGATCGAGATTTTCGCGAAGTCCGCGCATAACAGCGCCACCCGCGTGCCGGGCACCGCAATCTTCATGGCTGCGAACCCCAACGGCGTGCCCTCTGCGCTGCTGCACAATATCAAGCACAACAAGGTGCTTCACGAGCGGGTCGTGATCCTGACGGTGGAGATTGCCGACATACCCTATGTCGAGCCGGACCGTCGCTACGATTACAGCGAGCTGGGCGAAGGCTTCTATCGCCTCGTCCTGAATTACGGCTTCATGGAAGAAACCGACGTGCCGCTGGCCTTGTCGCAGATCGATCGCTGCGGTGGATCGTTCGACATGATGAAGACGAGCTTCTTCCTCAGCCGCCAGACGCTGCTTCCGGGCGACCAGCCGGGCATGCCGATCTGGCGCGAGAAGATTTTCGCCTGGATGTTGCGCAATGCGGCGACCGCGATGGAATTCTTCCGCCTGCCGACCAACCGGGTCGTCGAACTGGGCAGCCAGGTGCGTATCTAA
- a CDS encoding inner membrane-spanning protein YciB: MKDTSNKKKPGSGWLSVVTDYGPLLVFFLTYRWFAPADHSSVLEIAAVVKGTLAFMAASVVALGISKWRLGRISPMLWFSTALIVGFGALTVFFGDPVFVQLKPTIIYAIFGVALLIGWWRGRALLKILLEAAFEGLSNEGWLKLSRNWGVFFLFLAALNEALRWNLDFGSWLAAKLWVFLPLSFLFTFAQIPMLLRHGLSSEATDEAVSEEPPTGG; this comes from the coding sequence ATGAAAGACACCAGTAACAAAAAGAAACCGGGCTCCGGTTGGCTCAGCGTCGTCACCGATTACGGGCCGCTATTGGTTTTCTTCCTAACCTATCGCTGGTTCGCGCCGGCGGACCATTCTTCCGTGCTCGAGATCGCGGCCGTCGTGAAGGGGACGCTCGCCTTCATGGCGGCGTCGGTGGTTGCGCTGGGCATTTCCAAATGGCGGCTCGGGCGCATCTCGCCCATGCTATGGTTCTCCACCGCGCTCATCGTCGGCTTTGGCGCGCTGACGGTTTTCTTCGGCGATCCGGTCTTCGTGCAGCTCAAACCCACGATCATCTACGCGATCTTCGGGGTCGCCCTGCTGATCGGATGGTGGCGCGGACGCGCACTCCTGAAGATTTTGCTGGAGGCTGCCTTCGAGGGACTGTCGAACGAAGGTTGGCTGAAATTGAGCCGCAACTGGGGCGTGTTCTTCCTGTTCCTCGCGGCGCTGAACGAGGCGCTGCGCTGGAACCTCGATTTCGGCAGCTGGCTGGCGGCGAAGCTTTGGGTCTTCCTGCCGCTCAGCTTCCTCTTCACCTTTGCGCAGATCCCTATGCTGTTGCGCCACGGGCTGAGCAGCGAAGCGACCGACGAGGCGGTTAGCGAAGAGCCGCCGACCGGCGGTTGA
- the ftsY gene encoding signal recognition particle-docking protein FtsY: MNQPSWSDRLFGGFRKTSDRLSDNLTGIGGGTTRLDDATLDEIEDALIVSDLGPAAAGRIREKLREKRFGLEITQRELKEAVAEEIAAILRPVAKPLEITAFPRPQVILVIGVNGSGKTTTIAKLAHWFQEDDYGVMLAAGDTFRAAAIGQLATWAERIGAPIIRGAEGGDPASIVFDGVKAATDQGIDALVVDTAGRLQNKRELMDELAKIRRVLGRLNPEAPHDVVLVLDATNGQNALSQIDVFKEVAGVTGLVMTKLDGTARGGVLVAAAEQYGLPIHAIGVGEKIDDLRPFDPDLVARVIAGVA, translated from the coding sequence GTGAACCAGCCGAGCTGGAGCGACCGCCTGTTCGGCGGGTTCCGCAAGACCTCCGACCGTTTGTCCGACAACCTCACCGGTATCGGCGGTGGCACCACGCGGCTGGACGATGCGACGCTGGACGAGATCGAAGACGCGCTGATCGTCTCCGACCTCGGCCCTGCCGCCGCAGGCCGCATCCGGGAGAAGCTGCGCGAGAAGCGCTTCGGGCTGGAGATCACCCAGCGCGAGCTCAAGGAAGCGGTGGCGGAGGAGATCGCCGCGATCCTGCGCCCGGTTGCGAAGCCGCTGGAGATCACCGCATTCCCCCGTCCGCAGGTGATTCTGGTCATCGGCGTCAACGGATCGGGCAAGACAACCACGATCGCCAAGCTGGCGCATTGGTTCCAAGAGGACGATTACGGCGTCATGCTGGCCGCGGGCGACACGTTCCGCGCTGCGGCCATCGGTCAGCTCGCCACCTGGGCCGAACGGATCGGCGCACCGATCATTCGCGGGGCCGAAGGCGGCGATCCGGCCAGCATCGTATTCGACGGGGTCAAGGCAGCGACCGATCAGGGGATCGACGCGCTGGTGGTCGATACCGCCGGACGCCTCCAGAACAAGCGCGAGCTGATGGACGAACTGGCCAAGATCCGCCGCGTGCTCGGCCGCCTGAATCCCGAGGCACCCCACGACGTAGTGCTGGTCCTCGATGCCACCAACGGCCAAAACGCGCTGAGCCAGATCGATGTGTTCAAGGAAGTCGCCGGTGTGACCGGACTTGTCATGACCAAGCTCGACGGCACCGCGCGCGGCGGCGTGTTGGTCGCCGCGGCGGAGCAATACGGCCTTCCCATTCACGCGATCGGCGTCGGCGAGAAGATCGACGACTTGCGACCGTTCGACCCCGATCTGGTCGCGCGCGTGATCGCCGGGGTTGCGTGA
- the mtaB gene encoding tRNA (N(6)-L-threonylcarbamoyladenosine(37)-C(2))-methylthiotransferase MtaB — protein MRAPEIVTLGCRMNIAESERIAGLVSGAEDLVVVNSCAVTSEAVRATRQAIRRARRARPEARLLVTGCAADIERDALSAMPEIDGIVPNVDKLDARRYNVPAAMVSERQALGHTRAFLAVQNGCDHACTFCVIPLGRGRSRSLTIEHVVCEAQELVAQGVAELVLTGVDLTSWGHDLPGAPSLGMLVDAVLEAVPDLPRLRLSSVDGVEIDEHLLALLIEEPRLMPHIHLSLQHGHDLILKRMKRRHSRADAIELVARLKAGRPDIAIGADLIAGFPTESEEHHRANLSIVRELEIVHGHVFPYSARPRTPAARMPQVDRAIVKARAAELRAAIANARNTWMGEQIGVPQRVLAERDGGGYAENFARVALPHGTVPGTIVTITPTSHAKGMLQ, from the coding sequence GTGAGGGCGCCCGAAATCGTGACCCTTGGCTGCCGGATGAACATCGCCGAGAGCGAGCGGATTGCGGGCCTCGTCAGCGGGGCCGAGGACCTCGTCGTCGTCAACAGCTGCGCCGTCACCAGCGAGGCCGTGCGGGCCACGCGGCAAGCCATTCGGCGGGCACGACGGGCTCGGCCCGAGGCCCGGCTGCTGGTGACCGGCTGCGCTGCCGATATCGAGCGGGATGCGCTGTCGGCCATGCCCGAAATCGATGGGATCGTGCCGAATGTCGATAAGCTCGACGCGCGCCGTTATAATGTACCGGCTGCAATGGTTAGCGAGCGCCAAGCCCTCGGGCATACGAGGGCCTTCCTCGCGGTGCAGAATGGGTGCGATCATGCCTGCACGTTCTGCGTGATTCCGCTGGGGCGCGGACGAAGCCGGTCCCTGACGATCGAGCATGTCGTGTGCGAGGCACAAGAGCTGGTCGCCCAGGGAGTGGCCGAGCTGGTGCTGACAGGTGTGGACCTGACCAGTTGGGGACACGACCTGCCCGGAGCGCCCTCGCTGGGAATGCTCGTGGACGCCGTCCTGGAAGCTGTTCCGGACCTACCGCGCCTGCGCCTGTCCTCGGTCGATGGCGTCGAGATCGACGAGCATCTGCTGGCGTTGTTGATCGAAGAGCCCCGGCTCATGCCGCATATCCACCTCTCCTTGCAGCACGGGCACGACCTGATCCTGAAGCGGATGAAACGTCGCCATAGTCGCGCCGATGCGATCGAACTCGTCGCGCGGTTAAAAGCCGGCCGACCCGATATCGCGATCGGGGCGGACCTGATCGCGGGATTTCCGACGGAAAGCGAAGAACATCACCGCGCGAATCTGTCGATCGTTCGCGAGCTAGAAATCGTTCATGGGCATGTTTTCCCCTATTCCGCCCGTCCCCGAACACCGGCAGCGCGCATGCCGCAGGTGGATCGCGCTATCGTGAAGGCGCGCGCGGCAGAATTGCGCGCCGCTATCGCGAATGCGCGCAATACCTGGATGGGCGAGCAGATTGGCGTGCCCCAGCGGGTGCTGGCGGAGCGCGATGGCGGCGGCTATGCGGAAAACTTCGCGCGGGTCGCCCTGCCCCATGGCACGGTGCCCGGCACCATCGTCACCATCACCCCCACCTCCCACGCGAAAGGCATGTTGCAGTGA
- the dapF gene encoding diaminopimelate epimerase: protein MRVPFVKMHGLGNDFVVLDARATDLPVLHEGSARAIADRHRGVGCDQIILLEPHATADFAMRIFNADGTEVEACGNASRAVALLHGEPAEIATAGGMVRVEPGNGSASVDMGRPRFGWEDIPLAYAMDTLAMPVAWDELENPAAANVGNPHVVFFVENAEAMALEQLGPQIETDPLFPKRINVNVAQLTGPDELRLRVWERGAGLTHACGTGACATAVSAMRRGLTARTVRVTLPGGTIRIEWDDDDRIMMSGPATESFRGDFEWGDFA from the coding sequence ATGCGCGTCCCGTTCGTAAAGATGCATGGCCTCGGCAACGACTTCGTCGTGCTGGATGCCCGCGCCACCGACCTGCCGGTGTTGCATGAAGGAAGCGCTCGCGCGATTGCCGATCGGCATCGCGGCGTCGGCTGCGACCAGATCATCCTGCTCGAACCCCATGCGACAGCCGATTTCGCCATGCGCATCTTCAACGCGGACGGAACCGAAGTGGAAGCGTGCGGCAATGCCAGCCGAGCGGTCGCACTGCTGCATGGCGAACCCGCCGAGATCGCCACCGCCGGGGGAATGGTGCGGGTAGAACCCGGCAATGGCAGCGCGAGCGTGGATATGGGCAGGCCCCGCTTCGGCTGGGAAGATATTCCGCTAGCCTATGCGATGGACACCCTCGCCATGCCGGTCGCTTGGGACGAACTCGAAAATCCCGCTGCGGCCAATGTCGGCAATCCCCATGTCGTCTTCTTCGTCGAGAACGCCGAGGCCATGGCGCTGGAGCAGCTCGGCCCGCAGATCGAAACCGATCCGCTGTTCCCGAAACGGATCAACGTCAACGTCGCCCAGCTTACGGGGCCCGACGAACTCCGCCTCCGCGTGTGGGAACGTGGGGCCGGGCTTACCCACGCCTGCGGAACGGGAGCATGCGCCACGGCGGTATCGGCCATGCGCCGCGGCCTCACCGCGCGAACAGTGCGGGTCACTCTGCCGGGCGGCACGATCAGGATCGAATGGGACGATGACGATCGTATCATGATGAGCGGCCCTGCTACCGAAAGCTTCCGCGGCGATTTCGAATGGGGCGATTTCGCGTGA
- a CDS encoding bifunctional diguanylate cyclase/phosphodiesterase, with protein MRKTQPTYDRPSADSERRDFVTLGIAVAAIILFVGTAGAVLPGILRGWLGYSTSASNAGLTSALILNIALIIFGWRRHRELSEEIVERRAAEQEALALARIDPLTGCLNRGSVIDAIRLTAADAEAAGHGLALIMIDLDDFKRINDLHGHLVGDEVLVSVADRIRALLPAGGSIARLGGDEFAVVSVFDRGLPDRVDQLASRIIAEVSTPQTYDGSEVSITMSVGIAVYLPNRTKRSADCQPEELMKQADIAMYNAKAEGKNRHSWFAEEMEREFRRRSQLEEGIRLGLNRGEFSPHYEQQIDLETGRLVGFEMLARWTSPTLGSISPEVFIPITEEMGLIGELSESLMREAFADALEWDASLTLSVNISPVQLRDPWFAHRILKLLLETGFPGERLEIEITENCLHENIGVVRSMITSLQNQGIQISLDDFGTGYSSLAQLRSLPFDRLKIDRSFVMELSRLDANSEIVQAIVTLGKGLKMPVTAEGIEDARILDLLKTMGGMKGQGYLYGRPEPADAVRERLASAGLLTSSPGKRDKGAVAGKAQVAAPAASRQTGVHQQA; from the coding sequence ATGAGAAAAACCCAGCCAACTTACGATAGGCCGTCCGCCGACAGCGAGCGCCGGGACTTCGTCACGCTTGGTATCGCCGTTGCAGCGATCATCCTGTTCGTCGGAACCGCAGGGGCCGTCCTTCCCGGCATCTTGCGCGGCTGGCTCGGTTACAGCACCAGCGCCAGCAACGCCGGCCTCACCTCCGCGCTGATCCTCAACATCGCACTCATCATCTTCGGTTGGCGCCGTCATCGCGAGCTGAGCGAGGAGATTGTCGAACGACGAGCCGCCGAACAGGAGGCGCTTGCGCTCGCGCGGATCGATCCACTCACCGGCTGCCTCAATCGCGGCAGCGTGATCGATGCGATCCGCCTTACGGCTGCAGACGCCGAGGCAGCGGGCCACGGCCTCGCCCTGATCATGATCGATCTCGACGACTTCAAGCGCATCAACGATCTGCACGGTCATCTGGTCGGCGACGAAGTGCTGGTATCGGTGGCCGACCGGATCCGGGCGCTGCTGCCCGCTGGCGGATCGATCGCACGTCTGGGCGGCGACGAATTCGCGGTCGTCAGCGTGTTCGACCGCGGCCTGCCGGATCGCGTAGACCAGCTGGCGTCACGGATCATCGCCGAAGTCTCCACTCCGCAAACATATGACGGATCGGAGGTCTCGATAACGATGTCGGTCGGTATCGCGGTTTACTTGCCGAACCGAACGAAACGCAGTGCGGACTGTCAGCCCGAGGAACTGATGAAGCAGGCCGACATCGCGATGTACAATGCGAAGGCCGAAGGAAAAAATCGCCATTCATGGTTTGCCGAGGAAATGGAGCGCGAATTCCGGCGACGCAGCCAGCTGGAGGAAGGAATCCGGCTGGGGCTGAATCGCGGAGAATTCTCTCCACATTACGAACAGCAGATCGATCTCGAGACGGGCCGCCTGGTCGGTTTCGAAATGCTGGCACGCTGGACCTCGCCCACCCTGGGCTCGATCAGTCCGGAGGTCTTCATTCCGATCACCGAGGAGATGGGCCTCATCGGCGAATTGTCCGAGAGCCTTATGCGAGAGGCGTTCGCCGACGCGCTGGAGTGGGACGCGTCGCTGACGCTGTCGGTGAACATCTCGCCTGTCCAGCTGCGCGATCCATGGTTCGCCCACCGCATCCTGAAGTTGTTGCTGGAAACGGGTTTCCCGGGCGAAAGGCTCGAGATCGAGATTACCGAGAACTGCTTGCACGAGAATATCGGCGTCGTCCGGTCCATGATCACCAGCCTGCAGAACCAGGGCATCCAGATCAGCCTCGACGACTTCGGAACGGGCTATTCCAGCCTTGCGCAATTGCGCTCGCTGCCTTTCGACCGGCTGAAGATCGACCGCAGCTTCGTGATGGAACTCAGCAGGCTGGATGCAAACTCCGAGATCGTGCAGGCCATTGTCACGCTCGGCAAGGGTTTGAAAATGCCCGTAACGGCCGAGGGTATAGAGGACGCCCGCATACTTGACCTGTTGAAAACCATGGGTGGGATGAAAGGCCAGGGATATCTCTACGGCCGCCCCGAGCCCGCCGATGCGGTACGCGAACGGTTGGCCAGCGCAGGTCTGCTCACTTCGTCGCCGGGCAAGCGCGATAAGGGCGCTGTCGCGGGCAAGGCTCAAGTGGCAGCCCCCGCGGCCAGCCGACAGACGGGGGTTCACCAGCAGGCCTGA
- a CDS encoding EVE domain-containing protein, which yields MARYWLMKSEPDAYGWDDLERDGEGLWDGVRNHRAKNNLAAMEVGDQAFFYHSNIGREIVGIVEISEAGLTDPTDEGGKWAAVRVVPKTKLPNPVTLKQIKAEPRLAECELVKLSRLSVAEIGKEEWSLILSMAGV from the coding sequence ATGGCGCGTTACTGGCTGATGAAATCCGAACCCGATGCTTATGGCTGGGACGATCTGGAGCGCGATGGTGAGGGCCTGTGGGACGGGGTGCGCAATCACCGCGCCAAGAACAATCTTGCCGCGATGGAGGTGGGCGACCAGGCGTTCTTCTATCATTCCAACATCGGACGAGAGATCGTGGGGATCGTGGAGATCAGCGAGGCCGGTCTGACGGACCCGACGGATGAAGGCGGCAAGTGGGCTGCCGTGCGGGTCGTGCCCAAGACCAAGTTGCCGAACCCGGTCACGCTGAAGCAGATCAAGGCGGAACCCCGGCTGGCCGAATGCGAGCTGGTGAAACTGTCGCGCCTCTCGGTCGCGGAGATCGGTAAGGAAGAGTGGTCGCTGATCCTTTCGATGGCAGGCGTTTAG
- a CDS encoding CsbD family protein, translating into MGEFTDKVKGNANEAAGKLKQQSNDPETRAEGQAQESKGKGQQLKGEVKGKLGDDI; encoded by the coding sequence ATGGGTGAATTTACGGACAAGGTGAAGGGCAACGCCAACGAAGCCGCAGGCAAGCTGAAGCAACAGTCCAACGATCCCGAGACCCGCGCCGAGGGCCAGGCTCAGGAAAGCAAGGGTAAGGGCCAGCAGCTCAAGGGTGAAGTCAAAGGCAAGCTCGGCGACGACATCTGA
- a CDS encoding thiamine pyrophosphate-binding protein has product MTDTPSPQAARLLVDCLHEQGCDRIFTVPGESFLPVLDALHDTPAIDLVTCRQEGGVAFMACADGTMTGRPGVAFVTRGPGATNASIGVHVAQQDSQPMILFVGDVARGMRGREGFQEIDFPAFFAPIAKWAARIEDADRIPELIARAYATAISGRPGPVVLALPEDMLFDATQAKPRPRVERPAQAPCPDAMQAMMAMLDDAVSPVAIIGGAGWNAKARDYFQVFAERLGLPVATAFRRQDAISPTSRVYAGNLGYGPNPALVSRVREADLILAVGARLGEATTDGYSIVTPDHPDQQLIHIHPDPNELGSVYRTDLAICADMAEFAESAALWDEGDVTDFSAGANANREWRDWSEPQLGDWQLDLARCVTHMREIFPADTVICNGAGNYAGWWHRYWRYGGFPSQLAPTCGAMGYGVPAAIAAARRFPERTVVAVAGDGDFLMNGQELATAAQYDLDLLVIVVDNATYGTIRMHQEREFPGRVSGTGLVNPDFAALATAFGGWSRSVDTDEGFFEAIEEARGRSGVRLIHCRIDAEQLSAAGATISKLRANA; this is encoded by the coding sequence ATGACCGACACCCCCTCTCCCCAAGCCGCGCGCCTGCTGGTCGATTGCCTGCACGAGCAAGGCTGCGACCGTATCTTCACCGTCCCGGGCGAGAGCTTTCTCCCGGTGCTCGACGCGCTGCACGACACGCCGGCGATCGATCTCGTGACCTGTCGGCAGGAAGGCGGCGTCGCGTTCATGGCGTGCGCCGACGGCACGATGACCGGGCGGCCGGGCGTCGCGTTCGTGACGCGCGGCCCCGGCGCCACCAATGCCAGCATCGGCGTGCATGTCGCGCAGCAGGATTCGCAGCCCATGATCCTGTTCGTCGGCGATGTGGCGCGCGGCATGCGGGGGCGTGAGGGGTTTCAGGAGATCGACTTCCCCGCCTTCTTCGCGCCGATCGCCAAGTGGGCGGCCCGGATCGAGGATGCCGACCGCATTCCCGAATTAATCGCGCGAGCCTACGCCACCGCGATTTCGGGTCGACCCGGTCCGGTGGTGCTGGCGCTGCCCGAGGACATGCTGTTCGACGCGACACAGGCAAAGCCCCGCCCCCGTGTCGAGCGCCCCGCGCAGGCCCCCTGCCCCGATGCGATGCAGGCCATGATGGCGATGCTCGACGACGCGGTCTCGCCCGTCGCGATTATCGGGGGTGCTGGCTGGAACGCGAAAGCGCGCGACTATTTCCAGGTGTTTGCGGAACGGCTGGGCCTGCCGGTCGCAACCGCCTTCCGCCGACAGGACGCGATCAGCCCCACCAGTCGCGTCTATGCCGGCAATCTGGGCTATGGTCCCAACCCGGCGCTGGTTTCGCGGGTGCGGGAGGCGGATTTGATCCTGGCCGTCGGCGCGCGCCTGGGTGAGGCCACGACCGACGGATATTCGATCGTAACGCCCGATCACCCCGACCAGCAGCTGATCCATATCCACCCCGACCCGAACGAACTGGGCAGCGTCTATCGCACCGACCTCGCCATCTGCGCCGACATGGCGGAATTCGCCGAAAGCGCGGCGCTATGGGACGAAGGCGATGTCACCGACTTTTCCGCCGGGGCGAACGCCAATCGCGAATGGCGCGACTGGTCGGAGCCGCAACTGGGCGACTGGCAGCTCGATCTCGCCCGCTGCGTCACCCACATGCGCGAAATCTTCCCGGCCGATACCGTGATCTGCAACGGCGCGGGAAACTACGCGGGCTGGTGGCATCGGTATTGGCGGTATGGCGGCTTTCCCAGCCAGCTCGCGCCGACCTGCGGTGCGATGGGCTATGGCGTACCCGCCGCGATCGCTGCGGCGCGGCGCTTTCCGGAACGCACCGTGGTGGCCGTCGCGGGCGATGGCGATTTCCTTATGAACGGACAGGAACTGGCTACCGCCGCGCAATACGATCTCGATCTGTTGGTTATCGTGGTGGACAATGCGACCTACGGTACCATCCGCATGCATCAGGAGCGGGAATTTCCCGGACGTGTGTCGGGAACAGGTCTCGTCAATCCGGATTTCGCCGCGCTCGCGACCGCTTTCGGTGGTTGGAGCCGGTCGGTCGATACCGACGAGGGGTTCTTCGAGGCGATCGAGGAAGCGCGCGGTCGTTCGGGTGTTCGCCTGATCCATTGCCGGATAGACGCGGAGCAACTGAGCGCCGCGGGAGCAACGATATCTAAACTGCGCGCGAACGCCTAA